The following coding sequences are from one Cryptococcus deuterogattii R265 chromosome 1, complete sequence window:
- a CDS encoding compass component swd1, whose protein sequence is MQQLLNPFAQKYPDAVDSTLFTQGVCLSFNRSGPFAGHYLAVGNSHGTVEIWDVETRGVVRVLEGHVKAVEGLSWSRNNRYLLSASSDGTAIVWDLSVLPHPLLSPRTPLTSEPHAGPSSSRLHTIRFDSPVISASFHPRNSRIILVVLSCGEAVIVDMRKGGGKYRLEDVLDEDETAVHRKRISMTCADFSPCGSRAYVGTSNGMLVVIDPMTRQILQRAKLANSGIRQLSFDTSGFHLLTSATDRALRLLHIDPLTLSLSPLHRFQDLINRTPWNSIGFSGDAEYVMGGAAHKMAHNVFIWDRESGVLVKVLEGPKEPLIACTWHPTKPIIASITTSGDVHVWQTSSPDNWAAFAPGFEELEENVEYDEREDEFDIEDETELNRRKDLEEDITIDLLTPQEDAFPRRARPILSLPSNIIFANDDEQLEAMRLVGSISSVAKWADKDTAVYGEAVVNGDEEKEESEETTEGAADGDDWEGFYLSQDLLSDIRNDEEAGT, encoded by the exons TACCCAGATGCTGTAGATTccaccctcttcacccAAGGAGTATGCCTCTCTTTCAATCGGTCGGGACCGTTTGCAGGACACTATCTTGCCGTTGGTAATAGTCACGGGACTGTAGAAATTTGGGATGTTGAGACTAGAGGTGTAGTCAGAGTACTTGAAGGACATGTCAAAGCTGTTGAGGGACTTAG CTGGTCTCGAAACAATCGCTACCTTCTGTCTGCGTCCTCAGATGGCACCGCCATAGTGTGGGACCTTTCTGTATtacctcatcctctcttgTCTCCTCGTACGCCTTTGACGAGCGAGCCTCACGCAGGCCCGTCCTCATCCCGCCTTCACACAATCCGCTTCGATTCGCCTGTGATCAGTGcctcttttcatcctcgCAACAGTCGAATTATTTTGGTCGTCCTTTCATGTGGTGAGGCTGTTATTGTTGATatgaggaaaggaggaggaaagtaTCGGCTGGAAGACGTTCtagatgaagacgaaacGGCTGTCCACCGAAAGCG GATATCAATGACATGCGCAGACTTTTCTCCTTGTGGATCTCGTGCTTACGTTGGAACGTCAAATGGGATGCTGGTTGTAATTGACCCCATGACCAGACAG ATTCTACAACGGGCCAAACTTGCTAATTCAGGAATTCGACAACTATCATTTGATACTTCAGGTTT CCATCTCCTAACTTCTGCCACTGACCGGGCACTTCGTCTACTTCATATTGACCCCCTCACCCTCTCATTAAGCCCTCTACACCGCTTCCAAGATCTTATCAATCGCACACCTTGGAATTCTATTGGGTTTTCCGGAGATGCTGAATATGTGATGGGTGGTGCAGCACATAAGATGGCACACAATGTGTTTATATGGGATAGAGAGAGTGGTGTTTTGGTCAAAGTGCTTGAAGGGCCTAAAGAACCTCTGATCGCGTGTACT TGGCATCCTACTAAACCGATCATTGCATCAATAACAACATCCGGCGATGTACACGTTTGGCAAACATCATCGCCTGATAACTGGGCAGCTTTTGCTCCTGGCTTCGAGGAGCTAGAAGAGAACGTGGAATatgatgaaagagaggatgagttCGACATT GAAGATGAGACTGAACTCAATCGCCGTAAAGATCTCGAAGAAGACATCACTATCGATCTCCTCACCCCACAAGAAGATGCTTTCCCCCGTCGAGCAAGACCAATTCTATCGCTGCCGTCTAATATAATTTTTGCCAACGACGACGAACAATTAGAAGCGATGCGACTCGTCGGGAGCATTTCCAGCGTGGCGAAGTGGGCTGACAAAGACACGGCTGTATATGGGGAAGCAGTTGTgaatggagatgaggaaaaagaggaatCTGAAGAGACTACGGAAGGAGCAGCAGATGGAGACGACTGGGAGGGCTTTTATCTTTCTCAAGATCTCTTGTCAGACATCagaaatgatgaagaagccggAACTTGA
- a CDS encoding chaperone regulator encodes MSTIVDSRPRGTYVPADCPSCRSQQEYIIPPTFIGSLRVRCSACKQLFTHPQPKPSSSSSSSTSKATSRTRGIGTDKDPLDLAYYDVLGLDSQCTTEDVKKAYRRLAIKLHPDKVHNRDDPDAEEKFKEISVAYQVLSDPELRHKYNEFGQKNGGGMSEPAGGFHDPEEVFGKMFGGDRFEVLIGNISIGKDMKEAFQQQHEEDPNDFTIGPNGRPVLTPAGAQKKWSREKKVAEEKARQRQARVDQLATNLINKLNIYTEAAKGLHDEMVGASFKEICRLEADDLKDENYGVELLHAIGKTYQAKSTQHLASSQFAPLGWFHGAKSSFSVVSDTVSTLRSAMELKAVFERLQTAEQSGMSADELRKLEEQAAEQGMRTMWKGVKLEVESVIRDTCEKVLSDSTLPKEKLHLRAVALSLMGEAFLAIHKEGETHQEDFVRVETPASKQREASNATTQAPPPIPPRPEDTTTATRDAEQKEKEETLKAAYRAYESKRRGNP; translated from the exons ATGTCAACCATAGTAGACTCGCGACCGAGGGGCACATACGTTCCTGCCGATTGCCCCAGCTGTCGTTCCCAACAAGAATATATAATCCCTCCAACTTTTATAGGAAGCCTTCGCGTCCGTTGCTCAGC ATGCAAGCAATTATTCACCCACCCGCAACCAAAGCCATCTagctccagctcctcgTCGACTTCAAAAGCCACTTCCCGCACTAGGGGTATTGGGACTGACAAGGATCCACTAGACCTAGCATATTATGATGTTTTGGGATTGGATAGTCAGTGTACGACAGAGGATGTTAAAAAGGCCTATAGGCGGTTAGCCATAAAACTACATCCTGACAAGGTACAC AATCGGGATGACCCAGAtgcagaggaaaag TTCAAAGAAATATCCGTGGCATATCAAGTTCTATCAGATCCTGAGCTCCGACACAAATATAACGAATTTGGTCAGAAGAACGGAGGTGGAATGTCAGAACCTGCTGGCGGATTCCATGATCCGGAGGAAGTTTTCGGCAAAATGTTTGGAGGTGATCGTTTTGAAGTATTGATCGGTAACATTAGTATCG GCAAGGATATGAAGGAAGCATTCCAACAACAGCACGAAGAAGATCCAAACGATTTCACTATTGGACCTAACGGCAGGCCTGTATTGACACCCGCCGGTGCACAGAAGAAATGGTCCCGTGAAAAGAAAGTtgcggaggagaaggccCGACAGAGGCAGGCAAGAGTCGATCAGTTAGCTACGAATTTGATTAATAAGCTCAACATCTACACGGAAGCTGCCAAAGGACTTCACGACGAGATGGTTGGAGCCAGTTTCAAGGAAATCTGTCGTTTGGAAGCTGA TGACCTCAAAGACGAAAATTATGGTGTAGAGTTACTACATGCCATAGGAAAGACTTATCAAGCCAAATCTACCCAACACCTT GCATCGTCGCAATTTGCCCCGTTAGGCTGGTTCCACGGAGCTAAATCCAGTTTTAGTGTGGTATCTGATACCGTATCCACTCTTCGTTCAGCAATGGAGCTGAAGGCTGTATTCGAACGACTTCAAACGGCTGAGCAAAGTGGCATGTCGGCGGATGAGCTGCGTAAACTTGAAGAACAAGCTGCGGAGCAAGGCATGAGGACGATGTGGAAAGGAGTGAAGCTCGAAGTGGAGAGTGTGATAAGGGATACATGTGAAAAGGTTCTGTCAGATTCAACGTTGCCGAAAGAGAAGTTGCATTTGAGGGCTGTTGCTTTGAGCTTGATGGGCGAG GCATTCTTAGCAATCCATAAAGAGGGCGAGACACATCAGGAAGATTTCGTTAGAGTGGAAACGCCAGCTTCAAAGCAGCGCGAAGCATCTAATGCAACCACTCAGGCCCCACcgcccattcctcctcgtcccGAAGATACGACCACTGCAACCCGAGATGCAgaacaaaaggaaaaagaagagacacTGAAGGCAGCATATCGAGCAT ACGAAAGTAAGCGGCGAGGTAATCCGTGA